From a region of the Panicum virgatum strain AP13 chromosome 2K, P.virgatum_v5, whole genome shotgun sequence genome:
- the LOC120694815 gene encoding stress-related protein-like isoform X2, translating to MAEQPNPQPQVEEKEVVVEQQQEEPKRAPKLRYLDFVHVAAAQAAVCLAGLYGLAKGHAGPLRPGVDAVESAVKGLVGPVYDRFHSVPLDVLAFVDRKVDDTVHGLDKHLPGALKAASAQAYAVARGIPEVARELAAEAQQSGVKSAARAALAKVEPVAKDVYGRVEPVATDLYVRYEPAAEHLAVSTWRSLNGLPVFPQVAQIVVPTAVYWAEKYNKVIAAAANQGYTGAKYLPAIPTERIAKVFSSSTSESEPLAETQ from the exons ATGGCGGAGCAGCCCAACCCCCAGCCCCAAGTA gaggagaaggaggtggtggtggagcagcagcaggaggagccgAAGAGGGCCCCCAAGCTGAGGTACCTGGATTTCGTccatgtggcggcggcgcaggccgcGGTGTGCCTCGCGGGGCTCTACGGGCTCGCCAAGGGCCACGCCGGCCCGCTCCGCCCCGGCGTCGACGCCGTCGAGTCCGCGGTGAAGGGCCTCGTCGGCCCCGTCTACGACCGCTTCCACAGCGTGCCCCTCGACGTCCTCGCCTTCGTCGACCGCAAG GTGGACGACACCGTGCACGGGCTGGACAAGCACCTCCCTGGCGCGTTGAAGGCCGCGTCGGCGCAGGCCTACGCGGTGGCCCGCGGCATTCCGGAGGTGGCCCGCGAGCTGGCCGCCGAGGCGCAGCAGTCCGGCGTGAAGAGCGCGGCCCGCGCGGCGCTGGCCAAGGTGGAGCCCGTGGCCAAGGACGTGTACGGGCGCGTTGAGCCGGTGGCCACGGACCTGTACGTGCGCTACGAGCCCGCGGCGGAGCACCTCGCCGTCTCCACCTGGCGCTCGCTGAACGGCCTCCCGGTGTTCCCGCAGGTCGCGCAGATCGTCGTGCCCACCGCCGTGTACTGGGCCGAGAAGTACAACAAGGttatcgccgccgcggccaaccAGGGCTACACCGGAGCCAAGTACCTCCCGGCCATCCCCACCGAGCGCATCGCCAAGGTGTTCTCTTCGTCGACGTCGGAGTCGGAGCCGTTGGCCGAGACCCAGTAG
- the LOC120694815 gene encoding stress-related protein-like isoform X1 — protein MAEQPNPQPQVVSEEKEVVVEQQQEEPKRAPKLRYLDFVHVAAAQAAVCLAGLYGLAKGHAGPLRPGVDAVESAVKGLVGPVYDRFHSVPLDVLAFVDRKVDDTVHGLDKHLPGALKAASAQAYAVARGIPEVARELAAEAQQSGVKSAARAALAKVEPVAKDVYGRVEPVATDLYVRYEPAAEHLAVSTWRSLNGLPVFPQVAQIVVPTAVYWAEKYNKVIAAAANQGYTGAKYLPAIPTERIAKVFSSSTSESEPLAETQ, from the exons ATGGCGGAGCAGCCCAACCCCCAGCCCCAAGTAGTAAGC gaggagaaggaggtggtggtggagcagcagcaggaggagccgAAGAGGGCCCCCAAGCTGAGGTACCTGGATTTCGTccatgtggcggcggcgcaggccgcGGTGTGCCTCGCGGGGCTCTACGGGCTCGCCAAGGGCCACGCCGGCCCGCTCCGCCCCGGCGTCGACGCCGTCGAGTCCGCGGTGAAGGGCCTCGTCGGCCCCGTCTACGACCGCTTCCACAGCGTGCCCCTCGACGTCCTCGCCTTCGTCGACCGCAAG GTGGACGACACCGTGCACGGGCTGGACAAGCACCTCCCTGGCGCGTTGAAGGCCGCGTCGGCGCAGGCCTACGCGGTGGCCCGCGGCATTCCGGAGGTGGCCCGCGAGCTGGCCGCCGAGGCGCAGCAGTCCGGCGTGAAGAGCGCGGCCCGCGCGGCGCTGGCCAAGGTGGAGCCCGTGGCCAAGGACGTGTACGGGCGCGTTGAGCCGGTGGCCACGGACCTGTACGTGCGCTACGAGCCCGCGGCGGAGCACCTCGCCGTCTCCACCTGGCGCTCGCTGAACGGCCTCCCGGTGTTCCCGCAGGTCGCGCAGATCGTCGTGCCCACCGCCGTGTACTGGGCCGAGAAGTACAACAAGGttatcgccgccgcggccaaccAGGGCTACACCGGAGCCAAGTACCTCCCGGCCATCCCCACCGAGCGCATCGCCAAGGTGTTCTCTTCGTCGACGTCGGAGTCGGAGCCGTTGGCCGAGACCCAGTAG